Proteins encoded within one genomic window of Humulus lupulus chromosome 1, drHumLupu1.1, whole genome shotgun sequence:
- the LOC133808888 gene encoding NEP1-interacting protein 2-like, with product MDFIGHPFRFSSPSSPSFGNFIERVKEFFTFAVSAILGNIFSAIFTFFFALVGTLLGAMTGALIGQETESGFVRGAAVGAISGAVFSIEVFESSLVLWQSDESGIGCLLYLIDVIASLLSGRLVRERIGPAMLSAVQSQMGAVETGFDEVTNIFDTGGAKGLPCDSVEKIPKITITSNNNVDGSGERVCCSVCLQDFQIGETVRSLPQCNHMFHLPCIDKWLLRHGSCPLCRRDL from the exons ATGGATTTTATAGGGCACCCTTTTCGTTTTTCTTCACCTTCTTCACCTTCGTTTGGGAATTTCATCGAAAGGGTTAAGGAATTTTTCACCTTTGCTGTTTCTGCAATCCTTGGAAACATCTTTTCTGCGATCTTCACCTTCTTTTTTGCTTTAG TTGGGACCTTATTAGGAGCCATGACTGGGGCCTTGATAGGACAAGAGACAGAGAGTGGATTTGTTAGAGGGGCTGCTGTTGGAGCAATCTCTGGGGCTGTATTCTCAATTGAGGTGTTTGAATCTTCTCTTGTTCTATGGCAATCAGACGAATCTGGAATTGGGTGTCTCCTATACTTG ATTGATGTCATTGCAAGCCTTCTTAGTGGTAGATTAGTTCGCGAGAGGATTGGTCCAGCCATGTTAAGTGCAGTTCAAAGCCAG ATGGGTGCTGTTGAAACTGGGTTCGATGAGGTGACCAACATCTTTGACACTGGAGGTGCCAAAGGATTGCCTTGTGATTCAGttgaaaagatcccaaagatcaCAATTACTAGCAACAACAATGTAGATGGCTCTGGGGAAAGAGTTTGTTGTTCTGTTTGCCTTCAG GACTTTCAGATTGGAGAGACAGTTAGAAGCTTGCCTCAATGCAATCACATGTTTCACCTACCCTGTATAGATAAGTGGCTCTTAAGGCATGGTTCTTGCCCATTGTGCAGAAGGGATTTGTAA